The genomic segment TATGCTGAAGTCGAATATATTGACGTTGCCGGTCTGTCCGGTGACAAGGATTCGTCGGTTGAGAACGAGATTCCGGCCGTCTTGCGCGAATGCGATGCCCTTGCTCACGTTGTCCGCGGATTCGAAAACGACGAAGTGCTCCACCCCAAAGGCTCGATCAATATCAAACGCGACATTGAGACACTCGATGACGAACTGGTCTTCGCTGACTTGCTCTTGATTGAAAAGCGTATCGACCGCGTCGAGCGCCAGGCAAAGATGATCAAAGACGACAAGATCAAACACGAGTACGAGGTCTTGAAGAAAGTCAAGGATGCACTCGAAGCTAACCAGCCGCTGCGCACTGTCGAGATGACACCGGACGAGCTCAAAACGATTCGCGGTTTCCAGTTCCTGTCGCAAAAACCGATGTTAGTGATTATCAATGTTGGTGAGGACCAGATTGGCGATATCGACAAGATTACCGCCGAATTCGCCTACGTCCGCGAAAAAGCCCAAACCGATCTTGCCGTCGTGTGCGGTAAAATCGAAATGGAATTAGCGCAACTCTCCGATGACGACCGCAAGTCGTTCATGGGCGATCTCGGCATTACTCAGTCGGCGCTCGATCTTGTTATCAAGAAATCCTACGATCTACTCGGTTTGATCTCTTTCCTTACTGCCGGCGAAAAGGAAACGCGCGCCTGGACCGTCCGCAAAGGCTCGACTGCTCCCGTCGCTGCCGGAGTGATCCATGCCGACTTCGAGCGAGGTTTCATTCGTGCAGAAATCGTTGCCTATAACGATCTCAAGCGCCACGGCTCAAATGCAGAAGCGAAAAAACACGGATTGGTTCGCCTTGAAGGCAAGAGCTACATAATGCAGGATGGCGATGTTGTCATCTTCCGGTTCAATGTTTAGTCGTGGAAATCTCCCGTCAATTCTAATCACAGCCTTCTCAACTATCTATCTCCTCGCTGTCACACTGCCGGTCAGCAGTGTCTCGTCGTTGTGGGGAATGAATCTGTTGAGCTATTTCGATTGGTCGGTGCGCTTGCCAATTGCTTTGGCCTCGATTGCGGGCGCTTCAGCAGTAATTCTACTCGGTGCAAGGCTCAACTTGTATCCGCAACTAAAGAAGATTCTGCTCTACGTTGCGTTACCCTGCACACTCATCGCAATCTTCTATTTGTTAAGAGTGAAGACTCACTACCTCGGCGATGGGCTTCTCAGAGCAAAGGAACTTGAGGTTGGTATCTGGTGGCTGCCGACTGAACCGTTAGCACAATTTGCTAACTATATCGTCTTCAAAGTCACATCAGTCCTGTTCGGTTTCAGCGGCACTACTGCAATCGAAACAGTCTCCTATATCGGTGGACTGTTCTACTGCTTCGGATTGCTGTATTTCGTTCGGACTATTTGCCGTGACACTTCGGCACAACTTCTGACATTCGTCCTGCTCTACTTTTCAGGAATGACAGTTCTTTTCTGCGGGTATGCAGAAACCTATATGCTATTGCCCGGTCTAATGGCTATCTTCTTTGCAAGCGGCGTCAAAGCTGCCAACGGACAGTCCTCCCCGTTGGCGGCTTACACGCTGTTTCTGCTGATTGTTCTATTCCACTTCAAATCGCTCATGTTGGCGCCCTGTGTCGCTTACTTGGTTTATGCGGATTTCAGGGAAAATCGCAGTCGTTGGGCAGTGGCCGGAGTGATGACTATTATCGCTGCGATTGCATCAGCAGTCCTGATTCCAAGAATGTCAGATCTGCCAATACTTTCTGCCTCGGAATTCCTGCTGCCTTTCGCCGCCGGCGGCACCGAGTACACAATGTTCTCAAAGCAGCACCTGCTCGACATCTTGAGCCAGTTGCTTCTCATTTCTGCAGCACCGCTGATCGTTCTTGTGGCGAGTATTTTCTTTGTCGCTAAACCGCGAACAGACTTCGGACGGGCAACATACTTTGCCGCTTGGGCACTGCCGGGCGCTGTCTGCATGTTGCTTTTCTTGCACTCACGGCTCGGCTTTGCAGTCGACTGGGACCTCTTTTCGGCGGCAACACTGGCTATCAGCTTCTTCGCAATGACTTACGTCGCTCGCTTCGAACAAATCAAAGTTATGAATTCTGTCGCCGCCGTCGCACTCGCTTCAGTAGCGCTTGTCTCGTTCTTTGGATTCGCCGCGGTGAATTCACAGACTGATATCGCCATTAAACGACAGGTGGATACTCTGAATCTCTACGGCAAGGAGGGCGCCATCGGCTTTGAGTCGATGGGCAATCATCTTAATAGCATTGGCAGGCCTGAATTGGCCGAACAGATGTGGCGTAAGTCGCTCTTTCTGCGACCGCATGTGCGCCTTTATGCCAACCTTGCCCAGCTCAGTCTCAACGAGGGCCGCATCACCGACGCTAGATACTTCAGCGAAATGGGACTCGCACTTGACTCCACCAGCGCGCCGCTTTGGAACCATCGCGGCGTGGCGTTGTCACGAATGGGAGAATCTGAGGCGTCTGATAGCAGCTTCACCAAAGCGCTTCACTTCAATCCAAATGATGCCAACTATCATCACAATTATTCAATCCTGCTAACCCAGGCAGAGCGTTGGTCTGAGGCGGAAGCCCAGTCTCGCGAGGCGCTCCGATTGAAGCCGAATGACTTAACAATAATGATCGGTTTGGGGATTGCACTTACTAATGCAGGCAAGATCGCCGAAGCTGAAGATGTTCTCACCCAGATAACCATAAAGAATCCCGCTTACGGCGAGTCATACTTTCATTTGGGTAGAATCTATCTTGCGCAAGCGGATACCGCCAAACTCTTGCAAGTTCTTGGCGACTATGTTCGCCGCTACCCCGATAGTCCCACGACACCAAAGATCAAGCTCGTAGTCGAAGGCGTTCAATCAGCAGTTCGGGAAAACCAGTAGCGGACTATTCGAATAGAATCAAATCTGTGCGCCCCTCGATTTTTGCACCCAAGACAAGATCGTTAATCGCGATTGTCAAAACGTACCGTCCCGGGCGAAGCTCGCTTAAGTTTAACTCGACATCCCTAATTGCAGTGCGAGTCTTTCCCCCTTCGCGATAGGTGTAACTTACCGACTCCTTGCGTCCGGGGAAGATTTTGCCAAGCAGGCTCTTTATTCCTCTCTCAGAACCTTTTACGAACTGAAAAGTATATGTGACATCGAATCGTGTAAGCGATCTGATATCGGTCGGAAGGTTATAGATTTCATAGTACAGCCTTAGCGGCTGGGACGTCGAAAACTCCTGATCAATTGATGGGACGATCCTGACACTGTCGCCGCGCACAATTCCGGGACCATTGCGATCTCCACTGCGCGCACTGCCCAACACGATATCCGAAAGAGATGGTTTGCCGTTTCGATAGTCCGGAACAACCACCGAATCGACAATCACTCCAAATCGCTTCTCTTCAGGTTGCTCAAGCGCAATACCGACGCGGTAATTACCCGGTTTGATACTGAACATAGAACTCTTGCCAATCAGTGAATCGCGTCCGTCTGAAGCGTAGAGCGGCGCGAGTCCGCCTTGCTCCTGAGTTCTGTAGTTTCCTATTCCATTCTCTGCTTGAAGTACAATTCGCAGTTCTGCGCCATTTTCCTCATGTAGGTCAGCCGCCGGTGCAAATGTGATAATTTGGACTTCGGTCAATGAGTCACTGGATGCAAAAGTGTATGCTCCGGCAAAGAGATTCACCGGCAGTCGCTCTCGTCCGACCGTCGATTCCTGCGGAATCTGGCGATAGTTCAGATAGGCAATCTCTTTGCTCGAGTTTGCGCGCGAAGACCCGGTATTGTCGCTGTAGCTGAACGGGAATCTGAATGTGCCTGACAGCATGTGATCGACAAACGCAAGCGTACAAGGAAACTCAGTAGTGGTGTAATACCAGTACCACGCCGGCACGCCATTGGTACGGCCCGATTGAATCTTGGCGCGATATCGATCGTCCGGCAATCCCAGCCGAATCAACGTCTCACCCATGTCTGTCGTCCAGCCAATCACATCATAGCGAGGATCGGAGTATAACAGATTCGCCAACCACACACGCGCATAGTGCTCAACCCGTCGTTCGTTGACCGGAGTCGTTGGATCCAGATCGATTTCAAACCACAGCTCTTCCCTGAGAGAATCGCGTTTAGCCGGCACCTGCTGCATATACCTCGAAGCATTCTGCGGCGGAATCAAGAAAAGCACAGACTCATAGCCGGTAAGTTCAGTCGAATCCATCATGTTCAGTCCGCGCTCGAAATAACTCGCCGCCGACTCGAATTGACCGCGACGATAATCGGCATACCCCATTACCATATTGGCCTGTTTGGCAGTCGAATCGATCTCGAGTACCTTGGAAGCTGCCCATGTAGCGCTGTCGAACTGGTTGCGAACCGCGCAGAGTTCCGCCAGCAGCACAAGGCCTGAATCAGATACCGGTTTCGCGAGAAGTAGCTGTTCGAGAATGTAGCGCGTCGAATCACCGCGATCGCGATCGTCGTTTACAAAATACGGTCGCCGGTAGAGATGAGTCATCAGCAGGTATGCTTCATCAATTGTCGGATCAAGCTCTATCGCCCATGTCAGCTCGCTGCGCCCCTGCATTTCGAATGACTGGGCAATCAACGTCTTGGCAAGTTCAAGATGGTATTTCGCGTTCTTCGAGTTGATCTTGACAAGTTTTCGGAAAGCTCTCTCCGACTTGATTCGACCTTCAACGGTACCCAAATCACGATTGATGATCCCTTGGCGCCACAATATTATCGTGTCTTCCGGTTCTTGGCGCGCGAGATTATTGATCAGAAGCGCCGCACTGTCGAGATCGTCAAGCACAATCATCCGGTCGGCTTCGCTCACCATATAGTCGACCTCGAACCGGGTCATTCGGCGATTGCTGCTGCACGAATAGGCGGCCGCAATCGTTGCTACAATCAGGATAATTCGCAGTAAGTCTTTCATCTTCACAAATATACGGAATTTCGAGACGTGAGGAATCTCAATCTGCATATGAGACGCATAACGGTGAATTTATGCTGAATCCGAATTCCATTTAAGTTTCACCCGTTCCGGCGACCTATTCGACCTTGTAATTTTGACGATTTCGTTTATATTAATCTTCTACTTGCCGGAGAAGCATGATGAAGTCACTCGCTATAATCTTCTTGATTCTTTCACTCAGCACTGCCGCAATTGCCCAGCGCAAAACCTACGATTACAACAATCTCTCCAGCGATCAGATTGAAGAGATCAAAAATCAGTTGCTTGAGCTCCGCCGATACGAAAGCGCACGCAAGGAAGTAGGTATTAAGCGATTCCTACTGAATCAAGCGACTAAGATGAATGCCAATCAGGCGAACTTTGATGTCAACTATTATGGCGTTCACGTCAACATCGCCTTTCCGACACAGTCGATTATCGCTTCTATCGACTATCAAATCACTTCTCAGATTCCAGCACTCAATTCAGTCGACTTGGATTTGATTGACCAATTGATTGTCGATTCCGTCAAGGTCAATAGCCAGAATGCTGTCTTCAGCCATTTCAGCGGAATTCTCAACATCACGTTGCCGTCAGCCATTCCCAACGGCCAGAGTTTCCTGATGAATGTCTACTACCACGGACAACCGTATTCCGGCCTCGGATATACCGATGGCGGCATGGGGTTCCAGAACAACAACGGCAATCTCGTCTGTTGGACCGCTACCGAGCCGTTTGGCTCACGCAACTGGTGGCCCTGCAAAGACACTCCCGAAGACAAAGCCGACTCTGTCAAACTCTGGATAGAGTGTCCGTCAAACATGACCGCCGTAACTAACGGCGTTTTGCAGTCGAATACGCTGCTAAGTGGCAGCCGCAGGCTGTTCTACTGGAAGCACAATTATCCCATCACCACCTACCTCGTTGCTATCTCGGTTGCGACGTTTGATATGGTTCAGAAGACATGGAACTACGACGGCCATAGCATGCCGGTCTATAGCTACACATTCCCCAATGCCTTCGTTTACAAACAGGTATTCGATACCTTGACAATACCAATGCTCAACATCTATAGCGACGCATTCGGCATCTATCCCTTTGTCGGGGAAAAACTCGCCAACGTCAATTGCGGAATCTATGGCACGATGGAGCATCAGACTTGCTCATTCCACGACCCATTTTCGAGTTATGACCCGGTATACTTGCTGATTCACGAAAATGCCCACCAGTGGTGGGGCGATATGATCACCTGCAAGACATTCCATCACATCTGGCTCAATGAAGGCTTTGGCACCTATAGCGAATCTATCTTCTATGAAGGCGCATATGGTACTTCGCAGGCATACTTCAATCATATGCAAGCTTTGAAGTATCTTGGCGGCGGTACTATCTATGTTGAAGACCCGGCTACCCAAACCATCTTTGATGGCAGCCTTTCCTATAACAAAGGCGCTTGGGTTGTACACATGTTGCGTGGCGCGCTTGGCGATTCGACATTCTTCCGCGTCATCAAAGATTGGACGTCGTCATCATTCCGCTACGGATCGGCTACCACTCAAGACCTGGCATCATTTGTCTCCGACCGCGTCGGCTCCAACATGAACTGGTTTTTCAATCAGTGGATCTACGGCGATGGCCATCCCGACTACGAATACTCGTGGCAGTGTCGTCGCGATACGATCGACGGCGGCTTCAAGCTTGAATTGGCTATTGAACAAATTCAGGAAAGCGGCGTGCTGTTCACGATGCCGGTCCGTACCAGACTGATAACTACCGGCGGCAATCGCGACACGACTTTCTTCAATAATGCCTGGTCTCAGTTCTACTCAGTGAGTTTGCCTGACTCAGTAACGAATCTTCAATTCGACCCGCAGGAGTGGATCTTACGCACAGCAAGTCGCGTTCCGTTTTCAATGCATGTTGCTACCACCGCTTGCGTCGATGGTGCACTTGGGGAAGAGTATTATCAGAAATTTGAAGCAGTCGGAGGAGACGAGCCTTACTATTGGACCTTCAACGGCGGCGACCTTCCATTCGGACTGAATTTCGTCGGTGGTACTGCTGGGGAGATTACTGGAGTCCCGAGCTATGAGGCCACTTTCTTCTTCACACTGAAGGTGCAAGATTCCAGCATCCCGCCGCAAGAGCGACTCTACTCCTATTCAATCACGATCGGTCCTTCATCCGATATCTGCGGTGATGCCGACGGCAGTTCTGCGGTGACTGTTTCCGATGTCGTCTTTCTCATCAACTACATCTTCGGCGGCGGACCCGCACCGGCAGGCAGTAGCGGCGATCCTGATTGCAGCGGAAGTGTC from the bacterium genome contains:
- the ychF gene encoding redox-regulated ATPase YchF; this encodes MIVGLIGLGLSGKTTIFNAVTRGNVEVSSFQSQKGAFNRGRVLVPDERIDWLTELESSKKTVYAEVEYIDVAGLSGDKDSSVENEIPAVLRECDALAHVVRGFENDEVLHPKGSINIKRDIETLDDELVFADLLLIEKRIDRVERQAKMIKDDKIKHEYEVLKKVKDALEANQPLRTVEMTPDELKTIRGFQFLSQKPMLVIINVGEDQIGDIDKITAEFAYVREKAQTDLAVVCGKIEMELAQLSDDDRKSFMGDLGITQSALDLVIKKSYDLLGLISFLTAGEKETRAWTVRKGSTAPVAAGVIHADFERGFIRAEIVAYNDLKRHGSNAEAKKHGLVRLEGKSYIMQDGDVVIFRFNV
- a CDS encoding tetratricopeptide repeat protein, coding for MLSSSGSMFSRGNLPSILITAFSTIYLLAVTLPVSSVSSLWGMNLLSYFDWSVRLPIALASIAGASAVILLGARLNLYPQLKKILLYVALPCTLIAIFYLLRVKTHYLGDGLLRAKELEVGIWWLPTEPLAQFANYIVFKVTSVLFGFSGTTAIETVSYIGGLFYCFGLLYFVRTICRDTSAQLLTFVLLYFSGMTVLFCGYAETYMLLPGLMAIFFASGVKAANGQSSPLAAYTLFLLIVLFHFKSLMLAPCVAYLVYADFRENRSRWAVAGVMTIIAAIASAVLIPRMSDLPILSASEFLLPFAAGGTEYTMFSKQHLLDILSQLLLISAAPLIVLVASIFFVAKPRTDFGRATYFAAWALPGAVCMLLFLHSRLGFAVDWDLFSAATLAISFFAMTYVARFEQIKVMNSVAAVALASVALVSFFGFAAVNSQTDIAIKRQVDTLNLYGKEGAIGFESMGNHLNSIGRPELAEQMWRKSLFLRPHVRLYANLAQLSLNEGRITDARYFSEMGLALDSTSAPLWNHRGVALSRMGESEASDSSFTKALHFNPNDANYHHNYSILLTQAERWSEAEAQSREALRLKPNDLTIMIGLGIALTNAGKIAEAEDVLTQITIKNPAYGESYFHLGRIYLAQADTAKLLQVLGDYVRRYPDSPTTPKIKLVVEGVQSAVRENQ
- a CDS encoding GWxTD domain-containing protein, translated to MKDLLRIILIVATIAAAYSCSSNRRMTRFEVDYMVSEADRMIVLDDLDSAALLINNLARQEPEDTIILWRQGIINRDLGTVEGRIKSERAFRKLVKINSKNAKYHLELAKTLIAQSFEMQGRSELTWAIELDPTIDEAYLLMTHLYRRPYFVNDDRDRGDSTRYILEQLLLAKPVSDSGLVLLAELCAVRNQFDSATWAASKVLEIDSTAKQANMVMGYADYRRGQFESAASYFERGLNMMDSTELTGYESVLFLIPPQNASRYMQQVPAKRDSLREELWFEIDLDPTTPVNERRVEHYARVWLANLLYSDPRYDVIGWTTDMGETLIRLGLPDDRYRAKIQSGRTNGVPAWYWYYTTTEFPCTLAFVDHMLSGTFRFPFSYSDNTGSSRANSSKEIAYLNYRQIPQESTVGRERLPVNLFAGAYTFASSDSLTEVQIITFAPAADLHEENGAELRIVLQAENGIGNYRTQEQGGLAPLYASDGRDSLIGKSSMFSIKPGNYRVGIALEQPEEKRFGVIVDSVVVPDYRNGKPSLSDIVLGSARSGDRNGPGIVRGDSVRIVPSIDQEFSTSQPLRLYYEIYNLPTDIRSLTRFDVTYTFQFVKGSERGIKSLLGKIFPGRKESVSYTYREGGKTRTAIRDVELNLSELRPGRYVLTIAINDLVLGAKIEGRTDLILFE